The stretch of DNA TTAGCATGCCCAATCAAAATGAAACACTTCATCCTAACATGGGTTTTCCCCTTCACCTTTATAAACCACAACTTTCCTCTGGGCCCATCTGTCTCCTCTATTCTGAGGCAGTccttgtccctctgggacaaatatccCTGCCTCTcatcccttgttcccttcccatTAATGCTGGTTCTCTGTGTCTCTTACGTCCACATCCTCGCCCATTTTAACATAgatctccccctttcctcctcttaaaAACTACACCTGCAGGGTCTTTTGCTGCTgattttctgcctgagtcagaaagcagccactttaacgtTCCCTCCCCACCGCCAACACTTAATAAAGGCTCTCTCTGTGAGAGCAGGTGTGTGCTATGACCCGCAGGAATACGCAGTCATTATTCAACCATCATTTCATGAGGCCAACCCATCAGAACTCAGCATTCTGTTGGAGGATTAAACCAAGACATAGGCATATTGGAGCTCTTGCCTTGTGAATGAATTGGCTGCAGATTTCTCCCATAACTTACTCCCAGCTGTTACAAATTTGGGATCTATTTCTCCCACAGTTCAGCAGTATTTGATCATTTATTGGGCACAATTTCGCCAATGCATTTgtggcatatttatttataagattcCCTAGCTATGTGTGAAGACagtcacacatttaaaaaaaacaatcctcTTTCCCACAAGCAGTTATGTCGCCAATTTGATATTAAGATAAACTGTTACGGAAAGAATATAATCTTATTGACTAAGACATGTAGCCAGCTGTAGAATTGGTTGAGGTAATAGTGCAAAGTACCCTAACTGCAGTACCAGGGACAATATAATGAACTCTCTGCATGGGTTCCTTGCCTCAGTTCTGTGGCCTTTGTTCAGACCCTCAGAATTAGATGCCCTGACTGGCCAGGGTGAGCTACAAAATATAAGCTAACTTCACAGTCCCAAGGAAGAGTTACGAGCTTCTCTTTCTATGGTCCCCGGTTACATGCCGGACAGACAAATATATCTTCAGATTGAAAATGCTTTTAATGTCCCTGAGCCTTGGCGAGGGCTGAGTGGACTCCTGTGCCATGTGCCAGCCACTTGCACTCCTGCAGCAGCCTCTGAGGACATGTTTGTAAACAAACAAGTCTCCAGTCCCAGAAAGCCTGGCTTTTATGGCCAGTAATCACAGAATGCTTAAGATGTTTTATACACTCAAAGGTACAGGATATAACACACAGTTTCCTTATTGCTCTTACTAGTTTAGTCCTACAAGGCTACCTCTACacataagataacaaaaggagtTCGACTTCTGCAGCTGCGCTGTTCAGCCCACTACTTGGGgagttaagaaaatgctccttccttcctctctgggctTATTGCAGTAGGAGTTGTTGGAATAGCTCCATGTCTTCTCATTTACTTAAGAAATGGCATGTGACCTTCAGATGAATACCTGCAAGATTATGTGAGTCTTCATTGAGCTGGGTAGAACAAAGAGTGTTAGCAGAAGATGTAGCGGAAGCTGGAACAGAAGCTGGAAGAAATTagcaaaaatgtaaaagaataaagaatgctGGAAaacgaagaggaggaggaggaggaggaggaggaggaggaggacgaggacgaggaggaggacgaggaggacgaggaggagaggaggatgaggaggagaggaggaggagaaaggccgggcggtggtggtgcacacctttaatcccagcactcgggaggcagaggcaggcagatctctgtgagttcgtggccagcctggtctacaagagctagttccaggacaggaaccaaaagctacggagaaaccctgtctcgaaaattcaaagaagaagaagaagaagaagaagaagaagaagaagaagaagaagaagaagaagaagaagaagaagaagaagaagaagaagaagaagaaggaaaagaaaaaaaagaaggaaaagaagaagaaaaagaacggAGCAGAAAATTGAAGTTGGATTAGAATTGACATAGAAaattagagctaagaaattatagacaattaggacagaaaaattaaaatagaggcagaagaaaaaagagaacaataaaaagacaagctGGGGAAAGTCCCCTGTGAGCTGATTAATTTCATTTACACTTAGATATTTCCTTGTTGACTCTAGCACATCAACTGGAACATGAAGGAGTCTGGAGGGACTGGTACCCCCCCAAAGACCACGTTTGGTGTGTAGATGTGGTTTGCGACTAATCTGGGGTCTGGGTGgaaccccctcccccatgcaTAGGTCTCCTTCAGCATCAAATAATAAACGCACACATTTTGTCATTGATAGAAGCAGCAAAGAGAGAGGCAAGCACCCTTGCGGAGTTCCCTTAATCTTTTGGGGACCTAGACACACATAAAACCAGATCCTTGGCTTTGATGCCAAAAATTACTTCAAGATAAGCCAGTAGGAAGCAGAGTTGGACTTTATTCGGAATAGAGAGCTGCCCAGGAGAGGAATAAGGCTCCTTGAGAACAAGGATGTGGCTTCTCTAAGAAGAGTCAAACTCAAATGTCTTGACATCAGCTGTCAAGTCCAAAGGAGACTCCAGGTCCCCAGACTTCAAATGACAGTCCAGAGAGCAGAAGGCTCAGCCTGAGCTATGGGAGGACTTCTGGTGGGTAGGTGAAAGCCAGCATGTCTAGGAACTTGTGAAGCTGGGTCCCCTCTTCCAAAAAAAGTCATTTCCCTTGTCTCTGGAAGAAGGGACAAATGGCTATGTGTGGTATCTATTATCATATCAAAGCTCacactggcctccaggctccctcaatATCTCATTACCTGTTATACATTTTCCAGTCCATGCTAGCGTCCTAGCCCCTCTCACCTCCTCCCCTACCTCAAAGTCCCCAGCTCATTGGCTTCCCTGCTCCAGCTACTCATTCTCCTTAGAACCCTGCTGTTTCTGGGTATTTTACACTtattctctcttgctctccatcccccccctttctccctctctcttgctctctctctctctctctctctgtctctctgtctctgtctctctctgtgtatttctctccccccctcccgccccccgtTCCGCTCCTGCTTCTCTGCAGTCCAGGTCTACTCTGCTGGCCAGGTtcagcctctctttctctctctgctctggactcttcctgATGCCTCCGGCTGTTCTCTCTCATGTTTGTAGTGAAAACTTCCCCTTGACCAGACTATGAAGCAATCATGCCATCAGTTTATATGTCAGTCATGAATACCATTTGGGGGACTCTCAAATTACATCCAAGGGCTGTGGAAACCCTTCTCTATTGATAAATGAGATTACAGGTGCCTTCCAAGTGCCTTACATGGAATTACAACGTGACCAAACAAAGCCAGGAGCCACAAAATGTTTAATGCTTGTCCTCTTACTGAAAATATGGTTTCTGATGAGATTCCTAGGAAACATCAGGCTGTTTCGCTGATAAACTCTCTGCGGTCCAGGCCTTGTCTTCTGTTATGCTATTGGTGAATTGTTTGTTACTTAAAGACTGAGGTCAGCGGCAGTCTGAATGGTTATTTGGAGTTACATGCCAAGGAAGCTCAGGTCTTGTTCGGCAGTTTGTTTCTATTCTTTGTAACCTGGTTTGCCATTTGTCTTGAGATTTTGTTGAACAGTAATCTCTAGATTATGAGAGCCAAGTGGATTGTCTCAGGCTACTTTGCCACACCAAGTGACATAAATTACCTATTATCTAAGGTTCGCACACCTGTAGGATGGTACATTCATTAGGAACAAAGATTACAATTCTTACATTAGGTGTGACATCAAACTttggaatcctagcactgggagatGGTGGAAGGAAGCCTTGTTCAAGGCATCTTCTTTTGCTACACCCAAGTTAAAGGTCAGTCTAGATtgcatgagatcctgtttcaaaactgCCTAACCTGGCCAGGCAGGGTTCtctaggaggaagaggcaggaggatctctattgGTCTGAGGTGAGCCAGAAGTACATAGTAGcgatctgtctcaaaataacatgtctcaaaataacaggaacaacaaaagaagattaaGATCTTTGAGGTGGTTtgatttttgcctttttgagaGAAGGCCAATGTGACTTTGCCGGTGATGCAGGGTCCGAGCCCCTGATTATATCACACACATTCAGAAGAAACCAGCTGTATATTCTCCTGAAGCAATCTAGGCCTGTGAGAAAAGAAGGTTCCATATGTCCCCTTGACCCACCTTTGGTGACCTTCAATATTACAGCTGCTGTTTCTCCGGAGATGCCAGGAAGACGTGTTACCTCCCTGTGGCCCCTGGATCCTCtagatcagtagttctcaacctgtgggtcttgaccacCCGGAAACAcatttttctgatggtcttagaagCTGAGACACCTCTCAGTAGCAAAATGGCAGctatgaaataacaacaaaaataaatttacagtCTGGGGTTCCAAGACCATCACAAACATGTGTTTTCCCATGGTCACCTGCACTGCTGTTGTTCACCTTGGTTCTCCTCAGCAGTCCTTCCTGGACAGCCCAGCATGGGTCACAATGCCTGGGGTGCGGCCTCAGCTTAGCTGCAGTCCAGTTCTAAAGATGCAGGGCTCGCCTGAGaactctcctcctgcctcatcttctgcTTCACCTTCCTCAGAGGTTCAGGGTAGGAAGGTGAACACCTGCTTCTTCTCCATGGAGGCTAAGAGCAGGGATTGGGGTGCGGAGAGTCAGAGCATCCTTGTCTTCGTGGGCACCCCAAGCACAGTGGAGCAGTGAGAGAACCCTGGCTCCTGGCCTTCCTTCCCCAGGACACACTCACCTCCCGCGGCCCTGAGGGAATGCTCTGGCCTTATGCCCTCATCTTCACCCAGCACTCCCTTGTTAGCCTCTGCTTCCCCCGCCTGACCTGGGAGAGCCCACTCAGGGCTGGAATGCCCAGCTGGGTTAAGGGTGGAGCCCATCCTCAGGAGAGGGACTTCCAGTTCAGAAAAGCTCACAGAGGCTAAGGGTCCCTCCTCCAGGTAGTTCTGGAGACCAGGGGGCCTCTTGGCAGTTACAGATGACTGACAGGAGGTGCGATGTCCTGTCTGTCCTAGCGGCACAAGACCATGTGCTTCGCTCTCTGTCTCGGGCCCTTTGCTCTACTCAGGAAAAGCCAATGGACTCCTGTAGGGGCTGGATCTCGACTGTCTTCACCAGGCTCTGCCTCTAGGGTTCTATGGCTCTACTAAGGCGCCCTGAGGGTCGTGTTGCCAAGAGAGTGAATAAAAGGACAATATGCTGTGGGGAGGGGCCGACAAGAGGGCTCGGCACTCAAGAGCACTTGTTGGGTTTGTAGAGGACCAGAATTcatataaataaagacaaaactgtGCCATGATGGAgctcccctttaatcccagcactcgggaggcagaggcaggtggatctctgtgagttcgagttccacctggtctacagagcaagttccaggacagccagggctataaaaagaaaccctatctggaaaaacctaaataaaaaactaaaataaaaaaaattgggcaTATAGTTCAATAGAGTGCTTTCCTAAATCCAGTCTTGAGAAGtgcaggtggtggtggtcatcatcatcatcatcaaggaCTGTGAGAGTTAGCTCAACATGTAAAAGACGTGAAGGCGCCTGTCACCAAACAAAGTGTTCGGTCCCTGGGATCTGCATGGTAGAGAAAAAAAACTCTTGCAAGCTGTTTTTTGACATCCACACTCACGCCATgtacacttgtacacacacacacacacacacacacacacacacacacacacaattaaaaaggcATGATGGTCCAGATGTGTAAtatcagcactgaggaggtagagggagAGTTCACAGTCACCTCTGCTACATAGTTTGTTCAGGGCAAACCAGGGCAACACGAAATtgcctttaaaaattaaggaacTAACTCactaaaggggaggggaggggaggaaagagagagatcttTAGGAAGCAGAGGGGGAAGGGGcaagggcagagaagggaaggagccACTGGTCCCTGAAACATCAAAGAGGGGAATCTCTGATGAAGCGTGCTCTGGGAACCAGGACAGAGCACAGCTTCCAGGAAGGAACAGGCACTCCTTTATGTGAGTATGCTGGCTCCACCTCACTCCAGCACCCAACTGCAGTTCCATGCACACTGCAGCGCCCCCTGCCGAGCACCTGGTAGAAACTTGCAGGAGTTGTGGCAGTGGAATGGCCAGCGCCCTGCATGGGGGTGGGCACAACCCCGTGCCACATGCCCTGTGTGCCCAGCTCTGACACTAGCCCACCTTCGGTGcaactatctgtaatgggatctgattccctcttctgattTGCACGTGGACAGATCACTCATGTACGTAAAATACTGgaatagataaatctttttttaaaagactaggTAAAGTCGAATTACTtacaaaggaagaggaggaggaggNNNNNNNNNNNNNNNNNNNNNNNNNNNNNNNNNNNNNNNNNNNNNNNNNNNNNNNNNNNNNNNNNNNNNNNNNNNNNNNNNNNNNNNNNNNNNNNNNNNNagaagaagaagaagaagaagaagaagaagaagaagaagaagaagaagaagaagaagaagaagaagaagacagtcACTTTTGAGGCTGCATGCTCCTGTTCCTGATCCAGCTGTCTTGTCTCTTGGAGAGGCACTGCAAGACACATGCCTGCCCGAAGGAAGGGTGAGAAGAGGAGCCCACTTAGCACAGAATCTGAATTTCTTTCTTACCAAACCAGGATATAAACAATGGATAGAACCCCAGAAAGGTGGACCACCGAGGTCCTGTGGGAGAGCCACAGCCAAGCCCAGTGGCTTGCATTCCCCTCTGCACAGCTAAGGACAGCTACCCAGGCACACTTTCCAAATGTTTAACCCTTGCTGGTCTGAAACCCACTGTAGAGAGGAGGCTGGtgtcaaattcacagagatttgcctgcccctCCCTGGAGTGTTGGTTTTAAAGATGTGTACACCGtgttttgcaatttttttaagttatagaaGTTTTTAAGCATGGAGCTATAACTCAGTGACAGCTGTAGCATGGTTGAAATCCCAGGTCTGATGTCCAATCGTACAACGATAATTAAAATAGctaaatgtaagagaaaaaaatgctagTTTGTGTTTCAAACAGCAATGAGGATTGTTtattaaatctttaattttttgttttgtgatttttgtgggtttttttctttttttgttttgtttgtttgattgattgcttttgttctttgggaGGTTGAGTCCAgatattatgtagcccaggctgtcttcatactcagtgtgtagctgaggatgaccttgaatttcctgATCTGCCCACCTCCACCTCTAAGTGATTATAGGCACAAACCACCACCCCTGATTGTATGTGACCTTAGGGATGGAGCCTAGGCTTCAAGCTATGAAggctctttaccaactgagctgaaCCTCCAACCTACTTGTGAAGACTTTGCTTTACTTTGGGGTCAGGATTCAGACTTCCCAGCTGAACCTCAATGCTGCTATTACTACTGCATGACGCAGGACAAATTTCTTTGCTTCTGTGCCTCAGTTACCTCATTGAGGCAGGGCTAACactgtctctctatgtagccctggctgtcctggaactcactctgtagaccaggttggcttcaaactcacagagatctgcctgtctctgcctcacaatttttgggattacaggtgtgtgccaccacagccagctaaTTCTTCCTttgcaagtgtgtctgtgtgaatgtgaaAACCAGCTCAGATCCCATTGCCTCCAGAAGAGTCCCCGAGGCTCTCAGCCTGCTTCCCCTCCGCAGGTGGTTTCACACACCCACCTGTACATAGTCTAGTAATGCAGGAATCTGCAATCACCATGAGTTTCTGCATTGACCTTTATGGGCAAGCAACCCCTCAGAGCCACTCTGGGCCCCTTTGTGTGTACCTATATCTGTGCGGTGTGCATGTGATGTATATGTTTTTGAGTGTGCAAAGAGTGAGGAAAGGCACACACTTATATAtgcgtacatgcatgtggaggcctgagatTGACCTCTGGCTTATTTCGTGAGCCAAGATCTCTTCACTGAAGCCAGACCTTGCAGATTTGGCTGGACTAGCTGGCCACTGAGCACCGAGGATCAGCCTGTCTCCGCTCCTCCCCAACAGGTCTCATGGCTGTGGTTACATTTAGGTAGTTGCtggggaaccaaacctgggttcgcatttttgcacagcaagccctttacccattgagccatccccCCAGCTCCTCCAGCCACACCCCTTTTTTGATCCCTCAGTGCCAAGAAGCTTGGTGAGACCCAGCTCTTGGCAAATGTTTGGTGGCCTCCCTGAGGACACCCAGAGAAGTCTGGAACAATGTAGAGTCAGCAGAGGACAGCCAAGTGTGGaccacacacacaggacaggACACAGTGGTGGTGTCTGAGCTGACACTCAGAGACTATAGCCTAGGGTCATTGTAGGCAGAGCCTAATCCTTGCCCGACCTACTTCTACCCACCCTTCATTTCCGTTCACAGAGACTGCTCAGAACAAATCCCACCTGGACACAGAGTTCATGCAGATGTTGTATTTATTAGTGGGTTCGGTTTGGAAGTCTGGAGGGGGATGGACACAGACCGCTTCAGCTTGCGTGGCCATGCGCCTTACTCTGTGCACGTCCCACTTTTGCTCCCCCACACAAATTTGATGGCCCTTAACCCACCCCTCACATAAAAGCCACAGAAGCCCTTGAGCACATGGTCAGCATTTTGAGGGTGATCAGAGAACTCATTGTCAGCTTTGAGGGACCCAAAATACTGATCCCGTGGCCTGCTGGTGTACAGGACTATTTGCTGAATATAGATTCTGTATGTGCCGAAGGCCCAGAGGACGTGTTCATCCTCGCTCAGAGTTAGCACCACAGGAGTCCCCTCGGCGTAGCCACTTACATCACCCCAGTTGTGATCGTGCTCCACCTGGACACTAGGAGAGAGGACAAGCTTAGGACCCTCATCCAGACACGTCGTGCCCTGCCTCCCGGCCCATGGCGCCCCTCCccgctctcttctgacttcttgaGACACACAAACAAGTCCCTCACTTGGAAAGCCACTCTCAGACACTGTGGTCCTTACTCAGCCTGCTGGGGACTCAGTCCCCCCACATGCACAGTGACATCACAAGCAGAGCAGAACCTGGTTACCTGCTCAGGAGACCTTCAGACGGAGCAGCTACTGTCATGAGAAGCTGACCTTAGCCAAGCTGGAAATTTCTCAATTTTGGTCACTTATAAATTTCAGTCACTTATAAGACAACAGCAGACCCAGAAGAACAGGTGCCTTCCGTGCTCTAGGGAACTTCACCAGCCCTGCCCACTGACTCCACCGGCATCCTCATCCTTCCAGCCTCAAGGAGGGTGAACCCCACTATGAAAGGCCTACTTTGGGTTTTCTGCTTCCAGCATATCATGCCTCTAATAATCAGTCAGAGCTCCCCTCTGACCCTCAGCTCTTAGGCTCTAGCCAGACAGTTTAGATTTTGCTTCAAGTGTGGGGACTCAGCACCTTGTGTGTTTGACTTGAGTAGGCAGGTGCATCTCCAACCTTGATCAACCAAGATGGGCTGATCAGATGGATTAAAAATGGATTCTATAATAACAGGACTGTAATCAAGAGGTTTTTTGGGGACAGAGATGAGACAAAAGGTTTGTCTAGTGGCTCCCTGACTATAAACATCAAATAGCTTTAACCAGTCACCAGGAGCCAAATGGGAACTCTGTGGGAAGACACCATAGATCAGTCACCCAACAGGGCTACGGAATAACtcagtttctctgcctctgtcctgtgtgtgtgtgtgtgtgtctccatcccacctctctctctctctctctctctctctctctctctctctctctctctctctctctctctcccctctccctctccctctccctccctctccctctccctctagaCCATGTACTTATAGATGGGTTCCTGAAACTGGAAGAATTGGGACAGGACACAGCAGGAGGGGCTGTGATCCCACCCATACTTACCCCATGATCACGCTATTCCGAACATACATGCGAACTCCTGTTAGGTTTTTTCCCTCAGGAGTGGAAGTACAGAAAGGTGTGCCCGTTGTTTTGCCATGATAATCTGTGTGGACAGAAACCCAGCAAGGAGAAAGCCCACTCAGCCATGTGGAGGGCCTGTCTTACCATCCTCGAAGCCAGGGAGGTTGTCCTGCGACCTCATTTAGTCTGTGGCAAAGGCTGGGAAGTGTCCCTGGGCTCCGGGGTTGAGAAAGATGAGGTGGCCACCAGGGAGAGGCTTACCATCTGCCGAAAAGGCTGGGGTCCCCAGCATGGCAAGGATCACCAACAGCAGCATGGCCTCCGGCTGGAACATCTCAAGATCTGAGGGAAAGAGCAAGGACAACCTAACTCCTAGTCAGGGAACCAGCTGGACTTCTCCATGCCCGCTCCTGGGAGCCATGCGCCTTACCTGACTGGGAGAATCTGCCCAGGGTATCTCGTGCCTGgacctccttcccctccccttatATGCTCCTGGAGTCTCTTGGGCCCCTGTCCAGAAGGAAGCAGCCACAGGCCACCAGAGGGACAGGAAGGAGCTGGTGGGGGGCTCTTCCTGGGGGAGTTCTCAAAGCCATGTGGGGAGGCTCCCGGACACACTGTGTTTGCCGACTTGGCACTGCAGCTTACATCAACAGGGCTGGTGACAGTGACAG from Microtus ochrogaster isolate Prairie Vole_2 chromosome 7, MicOch1.0, whole genome shotgun sequence encodes:
- the LOC101979841 gene encoding zymogen granule protein 16 homolog B-like, coding for MFQPEAMLLLVILAMLGTPAFSADDYHGKTTGTPFCTSTPEGKNLTGVRMYVRNSVIMGVQVEHDHNWGDVSGYAEGTPVVLTLSEDEHVLWAFGTYRIYIQQIVLYTSRPRDQYFGSLKADNEFSDHPQNADHVLKGFCGFYVRGGLRAIKFVWGSKSGTCTE